One genomic region from Streptomyces sp. Li-HN-5-11 encodes:
- a CDS encoding Lrp/AsnC family transcriptional regulator has product MHSELVASRSADQRDSRESRNGKPHLDAVSLAIIEQLQEDGRRPYAAIGKAVGLSEAAVRQRVQKLLDQGVMQIVAVTDPLTVGFRRQAMVGINVEGDVEAVAEALSDMPEVEYVVMTAGSFDILAEIVCEDDDHLLDVINKRMRALPGVRSTESFVYLRLKKQTYMWGTR; this is encoded by the coding sequence GTGCACAGTGAGCTCGTGGCCAGTCGAAGCGCAGACCAGAGGGACTCCCGCGAGTCCAGGAACGGCAAGCCCCATCTGGACGCCGTCTCCCTCGCCATCATCGAGCAGCTCCAGGAGGACGGCCGCCGGCCGTACGCCGCCATCGGCAAGGCCGTCGGCCTGTCCGAGGCGGCCGTGCGCCAGCGCGTGCAGAAGCTGCTCGACCAGGGCGTGATGCAGATCGTCGCCGTCACGGACCCGCTCACCGTGGGCTTCCGCAGGCAGGCGATGGTCGGGATCAACGTCGAGGGCGACGTGGAGGCCGTGGCGGAAGCGCTCAGCGACATGCCGGAAGTGGAGTACGTGGTGATGACCGCGGGCTCCTTCGACATCCTCGCGGAGATCGTCTGCGAGGACGACGACCACCTGCTGGACGTCATCAACAAACGCATGCGGGCGCTGCCCGGCGTGCGCTCCACCGAGAGTTTCGTCTACCTGAGGCTGAAGAAGCAGACCTACATGTGGGGAACCCGATGA
- a CDS encoding gamma-aminobutyraldehyde dehydrogenase, with translation MSTELRRLRNYIDGEFRDAADGRTTEVVNPATGEAYATAPLSGQADVDAAMAAAAAAFPGWRDTTPAERQKALLKIADAFEERAEELIAAEVENTGKPVGLTRSEEIPPMVDQIRFFAGAARMLEGRSAGEYMEGMTSIVRREPVGVCAQVAPWNYPMMMAVWKFAPAIAAGNTVVLKPSDTTPASTVLIADIVGSVLPRGVFNVICGDRETGRLMVEHETPAMASITGSVRAGMQVAESAAKDVKRVHLELGGKAPVVVFEDTDIDKAVGDISVAGFFNAGQDCTAATRVLVHESIHDEFVSALAKAAAETKTGQPDDEDVLFGPLNNPNQLQQVAGFIERLPAHAKVEAGGHQVGEKGYFYAPTVVSGLKQDDEIIQKEVFGPVITVQSFSDEDQAVRWANGVEYALASSVWTKDHARAMRMSKKLDFGCVWINTHIPLVAEMPHGGFKKSGYGKDLSAYGFEDYTRIKHVMTSLDA, from the coding sequence GTGAGCACCGAGCTGCGTCGTCTGCGCAACTACATCGACGGTGAGTTCCGGGACGCCGCCGACGGACGGACCACCGAGGTGGTCAACCCGGCGACGGGTGAGGCGTACGCGACCGCGCCACTGTCCGGGCAGGCGGACGTCGACGCCGCGATGGCGGCCGCCGCCGCGGCCTTCCCGGGCTGGCGGGACACCACCCCGGCCGAGCGGCAGAAGGCCCTCCTGAAGATCGCGGACGCTTTCGAGGAGCGCGCCGAGGAACTGATCGCGGCCGAGGTGGAGAACACGGGCAAGCCCGTCGGGCTGACCCGCTCCGAGGAGATCCCGCCGATGGTCGACCAGATCCGCTTCTTCGCGGGCGCGGCGCGGATGCTCGAGGGCCGCAGCGCCGGCGAGTACATGGAGGGAATGACCTCCATCGTCCGCCGCGAGCCGGTCGGTGTCTGCGCGCAGGTCGCGCCGTGGAACTACCCGATGATGATGGCCGTGTGGAAGTTCGCCCCGGCGATCGCGGCCGGCAACACGGTCGTCCTGAAGCCGTCGGACACCACCCCCGCCTCCACGGTGCTGATCGCCGACATCGTCGGCTCGGTCCTGCCCAGGGGCGTCTTCAACGTCATCTGCGGCGACCGTGAGACCGGCCGCCTGATGGTCGAGCACGAGACCCCGGCGATGGCCTCCATCACCGGCTCCGTGCGCGCCGGCATGCAGGTCGCCGAGTCCGCGGCCAAGGACGTCAAGCGGGTCCATCTGGAGCTGGGCGGCAAGGCCCCGGTCGTGGTGTTCGAGGACACCGACATCGACAAGGCCGTCGGGGACATCTCCGTCGCCGGCTTCTTCAACGCCGGTCAGGACTGCACGGCCGCCACCCGGGTCCTGGTGCACGAGTCGATCCACGACGAGTTCGTCTCGGCGCTCGCCAAGGCCGCCGCCGAGACGAAGACCGGGCAGCCGGACGACGAGGACGTCCTCTTCGGCCCGCTCAACAACCCCAACCAGCTCCAGCAGGTGGCCGGCTTCATCGAGCGGCTGCCCGCCCACGCCAAGGTCGAGGCCGGCGGCCACCAGGTCGGTGAGAAGGGCTACTTCTACGCCCCGACCGTCGTGTCCGGGCTGAAGCAGGACGACGAGATCATCCAGAAGGAGGTCTTCGGCCCCGTCATCACCGTCCAGTCCTTCTCGGACGAGGACCAGGCCGTGCGGTGGGCCAACGGCGTCGAGTACGCGCTGGCGTCCTCGGTGTGGACCAAGGACCACGCCCGCGCCATGCGGATGTCCAAGAAGCTCGACTTCGGCTGCGTGTGGATCAACACCCACATCCCGCTGGTCGCCGAGATGCCGCACGGCGGTTTCAAGAAGTCCGGCTACG